One region of Juglans microcarpa x Juglans regia isolate MS1-56 chromosome 7S, Jm3101_v1.0, whole genome shotgun sequence genomic DNA includes:
- the LOC121241653 gene encoding GABA transporter 1 — translation MSTLRSSSVAMHEGENHAKIRPEEALNQQDLDAGALFVLKSKGSWLHCGYHLTTSIVAPPLLSLPYAFTFLGWTAGIFCLLIGALVSFYSYNLISMVLEHHAQLGHRQLRFRDMAHDILGPRWGWFYVGPVQFMVCYGAVVASTLLGGQCMKTIYLLSNPDHETMKLYQFVIIFGCLMLILAQIPSFHSLRHINLVSLVLCLSYSACATAGSIYIGHSSKAPEKDYSVMGESDDRIFGIFNAIAIIATSYGNGIIPEIQATIAPPVKGKMFKGLCVCYAVVAVNFFSVAISGYWAFGNQAKGLVLSNFLDINGRPLVPKWFVLMTNIFTILQLSAVGVVYLQPTNEVLERAFADPKSKEFSPRNVVPRLMFRSLSIVIATTIAAMLPFFGDINALIGAFGFIPLDFILPVVFFNLTFKPSKRSPIFWLNIILAVVFSTLGLIAAVAAVRQITLDAKTYKLFANV, via the exons atgagtacGCTGCGATCAAGCTCAGTAGCAATGCATGAAGGAGAAAATCATGCAAAGATCCGGCCTGAAGAAGCACTGAATCAGCAGGACCTTGATGCCGGTGCTCTCTTTGTTCTTAAATCCAAAG GATCATGGCTGCACTGTGGTTACCACTTGACAACATCCATTGTTGCTCCACCTCTCTTGAGTCTTCCATATGCTTTTACCTTCCTCGGATGGACGGCTGGGATTTTCTGCCTGCTTATTGGAGCCCTAGTGTCCTTCTATTCCTACAACTTGATATCCATGGTTCTTGAACACCATGCTCAACTGGGTCATCGCCAACTGAGGTTCAGAGATATGGCTCATGACATCTTGG GACCAAGATGGGGTTGGTTTTATGTGGGACCAGTTCAGTTCATGGTTTGCTATGGTGCTGTTGTTGCTTCTACTCTTCTGGGTGGACAGTGCATGAAG ACAATTTACTTATTATCGAACCCAGATCATGAAACTATGAAGCTATATCAATTTGTGATCATATTTGGATGCTTGATGTTGATTTTGGCTCAAATCCCATCTTTTCACTCATTGAGGCATATCAACTTGGTATCTTTGGTTCTATGCCTTTCCTATAGTGCCTGTGCCACTGCTGGTTCCATTTATATTG GACATTCATCCAAAGCGCCAGAGAAAGACTATTCTGTAATGGGTGAATCTGATGATCGCATCTTCGGTATCTTCAATGCCATTGCCATCATTGCCACATCGTATGGAAACGGAATAATTCCAGAAATCCAG GCAACAATAGCACCTCCAGTGAAGGGAAAGATGTTCAAAGGACTGTGTGTATGTTATGCAGTAGTGGCGGTGAATTTCTTCAGTGTAGCCATCTCTGGCTACTGGGCATTTGGTAACCAAGCTAAGGGTCTCGTACTCAGCAACTTCTTGGACATTAATGGCAGACCTTTGGTGCCAAAATGGTTCGTTCTCATGACTAACATCTTCACCATTCTCCAGCTATCTGCTGTTGGTGTG GTATACTTGCAGCCCACAAATGAAGTGCTTGAGCGTGCGTTTGCTGACCCAAAAAGCAAAGAGTTTTCTCCTCGCAATGTTGTCCCCAGGTTGATGTTTCGGTCACTATCCATTGTAATAGCGACAACCATAGCAGCAATGCTTCCATTCTTTGGAGACATCAATGCGCTAATTGGAGCTTTTGGGTTCATTCCCCTTGACTTTATATTGCCTGTGGTGTTCTTCAACTTGACATTCAAACCATCCAAGCGGAGCCCCATTTTCTGGTTGAACATCATTCTCGCAGTTGTTTTCTCCACCTTGGGGCTCATTGCAGCTGTTGCAGCAGTTAGACAAATAACCCTTGACGCCAAAACCTACAAGTTATTTGCTAATGTATGA